Below is a genomic region from Aricia agestis chromosome 16, ilAriAges1.1, whole genome shotgun sequence.
aaacttaatactttggctgtaagtaatttacaaactcacctccgataaaaatctatttcatcgaaatataagtattaactaggataattatacattttatttgaataaattgttagtaaatctatattaaaaattttttaaccgaacaattttgtttcttaatgtttatttccaaagatatttaaaaaaaaacatgaaaaatagagaagatccgctcgagtgactacagttttatgctaagctaaaatgaatcttattgcgatgcgtatacgcttggtctttggttgtgtgcaaagttatcggtttggattgagattaatccccgccttaagtactcagcgctgctactttcacaatgaactaggtatataatattatagaggtgtgtccgtacacaccctaaagtaatatcacttagttttgttacaccttatactacaaaaacactttttatattaaaaagtagTCTATGTTTTTATACCGGCCTCTAACTATTTACCATAACAATTTTCATCCAAATCAATTTAGAAATTTGCGAGAAGTTAcgaacattttattataatttataataattatcatttcaTTATCATTTAGAGATAACTCTATTGGGCGCAGAAAAGTCtgtaaaataagaaataaagaaGCTTCTGATTTCCTTATCACTATTGATTGACATCCATATTGGAGTTTAAAATGCGTGGCCagcctataaattataataattataacatcaCTCAATAGACTTTTACTTATTATAGtcactaataattatattattatgatgaccTCATTTTCAAATACTAAAAGGCCCAATATTTATGATATTTGCTGAAAGTAATATAGGAGATATTACAATATAGCATGAACGGACATCATAAGACCCGCTATGTGGGACAGAAAACTTATATGCATATAAATAGTCGGCAGTCCTATATTACTGGATCTTGCTGAATACTAAGCATTTCTGTAGTAGCTAGCGTTTTTAAAGAAGGCTGGaatagtattttattagtaCGAAATTGCCTAttggtgataatattatgtcaataaatacatacttactaatattataaatgtgaaagtgtgtttgtctgtctgtcttcatgtttgtttgtctgtctctctgttacctcttcacgcccaaatcactgaactgatattgctgaaatttaaTATGATGATAGTTTGAATTCCggaaaaagacataggatactttttatctcggaaaaaattatagttcttgGGTGATAAacgagttgcaggcgtcatataGTTACAAATAATAATCGTATTAAAATGGATCCATCCAACTTTCGTACGGTAAAGCCAAAGGATAATTTTCTTCGAAGAGAAAAACTGAATTCATTTCATATGATCCATTCACGTGAAGGTCGTCGCACACAACCCTcgattacattttaatattattctacgGCGTGTGCTATTTAGTCCAAACGGAGACAATAAAGGTTATTCTTAAAGTAATTTTTCAATGTatgtttttaacaaattattttggGGGCTTTTACTGAAGATTATTTTTTCAATAACGTTGTTAATTGGTTGAAATTCAGACTTTAGAAGGCTAGCATTATGAATATTGATAAACACCTATCAAAAGACTTCACAAATTGGGTATTAGCGATTCAAGTCTACTTAGCTTATTAAATTGGCTGGTTAAATTGACTGGATGGCATGTTccacattaaaaatatgttaaaaaaagcAGTAACTAGAAGAAGTAACATTAAGAATAGAATTTGGATCACTGCATTAAATATAAGTAACAGATAACAGATTCAATCCTATTGAATGAAGTGAATAGAGGTACTCGTCGAATCCCGGAGAAAGTATTGTTAGGTACTTCGGGATTTTAGTGGTATAATGTAAATAGTAGGATCTAAAATGTTGTGCATTACTTTTGGGTATTTCTCTCCAGCcataaattatataatgtttTACACATTGTAATATTATCTAACTGCTAATCGTAGAAAGTAAAATAACACCTAAAATAGCTGCTTTTAtccataaaatgtaaaaattatgaaaaaatatcaaattaataagtaacattttaaagtgttttCAGACGAACATAAAATTTTTATCCTGTCTCAGagtcagttaaaaattaatcaaaatcttTTCACTTCTACTTtctaacttattattatttaagatacATTGTAGTGAGTGTGCGACGACGTCACGCGGAAGTATAAGTATATTTGGCGAATTCGCGAGTTATTTAAATCCACACAATAAAGCGCcataaatattaagtttatctCGCCCAAGACACTCGCTGTATCAGAAAGGGCAAAGATTATATCTTCACTTCAGGAGGGCTATTAAGTGACATAGCAAGTCATTTTAAAGGCAATTAAATGCTAAGGTCCTATAAGAAATCGATGGGACAAAGGGCCGTATTTtccatacctttttttttttttttttgatgcgcaggggaaacccatcatgggtcccccgggttgggtatgtgcctcagttaagctgaagcaccccgggggtatgtgagactcttactcactaaaaccacctgcacATCTGACATCCTGACATCCCTctgtatacggctgaaggcaaccgccttcagccgtatacagagggatgtcctggatctctctaacacaggactccctccacgacaggccggtctacctcacaagggaccggacttccaccaagttagggaacgcttaggcaaactaaagcgttcccctcggcgccgggactagctaagccgggcaggtacccatcctgacccggagccccgtgggacggaagttattggaggttcgcatagcgacgcctccgcactcccgtcctacgccggcggagcggaacggaggaagGGTCATCCTCTCTATTCCGCTccgcggtctctttctgcgagatGACATactcgcagaaagagaccgccgcctgccaggcctcatcgctctcgagcatgcagcgcaccatgctcgggagTGAGAGGTCCCCGCCTAGCACTGCCACAagatcgtggcgctgcacggcccagcgatcgcacacctcgagggtgtgctgggccgtgtcctccgcagcgccacAGTCGCGGCAGGCTGGCGTAGGTtccctcctggcgaccttacaaAGGTACGCACCGAAACAACCGTGTCCGGTGAGCACCTgtgtaaggcggaaggtgaggggttttctcttgcgacgcatccacgccgcaagaactggacgcagGGCCTCAGCAGTACGTTGACCGTCGTATTTTCCATACCTGACCTATAACATGATATCATGCACTCAGTCATAAAACATGAAGTCACAATGTGCAGACAGTAACAACTCCTAAGATTGCATAGTATTAGATTCCctgttaatttttataaaaaaaaaaaaaaaaaaaaacaaaacaacgtTAACAATTTAGATCGCTtaaagcgataaggccgcccttgcccacatttTACTGTAAACATGTTAAGTTAATCGAACTAGTCATACCTAGTACcaatttgtgagcaataaagacttatttatctatctatctaattttgattataataatacataagtaaactgtttatttcataataattagcccatagtaattataaaaatccGAAAGTATTTCTGTCTATCTGCCTGCTTTTTACGTTTAAACCAACGGGCTACGAAGTAAAATTTAATCAATTTAAACCGCTTTTTATTGCACGCAATAACCCCCTTTGTAATGGGAGTGTGATATGTTTCGCTCAAGTTTTAAGATGTCTGATATGCCCGCTGAGGTATAATTTGCTGCGAAAGCTGTTTAGATAacgttattattgttttagtatTGTTAACGAAGCATAAGGACGtacaatcagagaaattgattctgAAAATGACGTTAAAATAGGGGCGTGGAAACTGTCACTCCAAATGACATTCGTAGGGTGAGTTCTGAAATATAATCCAGTATATGAGCACTGGCGAACACACTGGGTTTTATTTGAGAATCTAGGTTTCTAAACGAACGTGGATAACTGCAAAGCATGATTCGGTAATATCACTGTAATAACtaggtaaatatttatattattgtattaaattttgCATGCTTCTAAAGCAGAATGTTTGATACTGTATAACATAACTAAGATCTTTGTAAACAacattctttgcaaataaatgatgattatgataATATGTAAACTTGGATATCATTGACAATCATGATTCAGTCATAAGCAAACGTGATTAACATAATTGACAAGGCATGATTCAGCCATATACAAACTTGGATGACATTGAGAAGGCATGATTCAGCCATATACAAACGTGGATGACATTGACAAGGAATGGTTCGGCCATATGCAAACTTGGATGATATTTATAAGGCACGATTCGGCCAAATGCAAACGTGGATGACATTGACAAAGCGTAATTCGGCCCTATTACGCATGCTTAGATAACATTGACAAGGCATGATTCAGCCTAATGACATTGACAAAGCATGATTCGGTCTTATGTAAACTTGGATGACATTTACAAGGCATTATTCGGCCATATGTAAACTTGATTGATATTGATAATcatgataaattaataaacatacgtgattgaaataacttaaaaacggAACTAAGCATTTAATATTACGCTTAGCTAAGAACACTCCAGATCATATTAGACGCCGTTTTTCGACAGGGTTTAGGAACTATCGATAAATGAAAAAAGCAAAAAGGGCGTAAAATACTCCAATGAAGTGTGACGACAGACGATACGAATAAATACCCAATCTGTTGAGAATATCGGCAACGCTGACATTTTCCGCGCGCGAAAGCCTTCGATTTCACCTCCAATATCTTTCGTCACCTTAAGTCCTTAATACTAATGGAAATGGAATCGAGCGGCAAGGATTAAATCTCATAGGGTTTGTTATTCAATGATTTACTTATATTGTAagaggataatattattatattattttttgttgtaaaggaaTCCTCCCCTTgacacaaagaaaaatatttgtttgtattataatataatcgaCAGCTTACATAAACGTTTAGGCATTAAATAAAGTAATGGCTTAATATTAAGCGACGGCCAGACATTCgtcattttaaaacaataaataaaatgagaggtgtcaagggatacccgaatggaacgaagttatttcttatgttcaagaaacctgtatacataatattatacactcaaaaacattattaaaaaaaggccATCAATTGGTGCACAGGATCaactgcccctaccatgcaggtactaataaaaattaaaaaagtgtcgaggtcaaatatcgttctgcctcctttacgccgaacgtgcgataaggaacttcgttccaaaactgAAAGTTTCCTGTATATGACAACCATAGTGGTAAGAACGACCGCTATGGgatttcggtcgcggttactttagagtttagagtttagaaGGTAATTAGTTCTGAAGGTTAACCTTACCTTCGATAAAGTGTAAAGCTAAGactttaaaaacatattttctcTCTTCTTTTTCCTCTTTCACTGacggacatttttgacaattcCTTTCCACTGCTAACCATCCCTTAATTTAGTGTCAGGCAGTGGGagacgagattcctacagttatcccgaaaaaaataaGGTAAAAAGAGCTTCATACTTTATATTTATGAgggtatcataattattatactatagctactaaattactatttttgtcCCAACGGTAAATACTTGCACTCGTATCAAACTTCGTTTACCAAATTCCATGATATAAGTTCGTCAATTGCCTATAATTCCTACATCCCAGTTAATATTTCGTTATGAGTTACGAACTTGGCTTCTAATTAATAGTTTGTCAGAGTTGTACCGTGTTAGAAACGCCTTGTGTTAATCATATTAAGGTTAACAAACTTGAAAACTAAGCGAGAATTCCGTGCCGCTTTGATTTGTCGTTAGAAATTATGTTACGGAATTTACTCTGGTTGGTTAGGTTAGTActgttattaattattcatgTAAAGTCTAAGGTTAAACTGTTATGGTTAAGATCTTTTCTTATTATTGATAAACTTTAAGTgcgttctgcgtagatcggaacACAAACTATCTCATAaaactctctctctctctctcgtgtcacaactcacagtgtttgtgcgcgaactcctccgcCTCGTTCTTTAGACCTGAGAAaagggtttttaatttttatctactttttgtgttgatactagaaataatttatatggcaaaacaacgttttccgggtcagctagttaatattaataattgttattattattgatgaatcttcgggtagtttTAATTATCTTCAGCGAGTTTAACATCTGTCACCACACTCCACTCCCCACCACACCCGGATGGAAAGAagttataaaaagaaaacaaaaaagagAGAGAGTGAAACAggcgctaccgcacggcttacaattATAGCATTGTTGCTTTAGTTGCaatataccgacacttttgtgtcatgtcgttacaactt
It encodes:
- the LOC121735049 gene encoding uncharacterized protein LOC121735049, giving the protein MSALPIFSTDWVRYGKYDGQRTAEALRPVLAAWMRRKRKPLTFRLTQVLTGHGCFGAYLCKVARREPTPACRDCGAAEDTAQHTLEVCDRWAVQRHDLVAVLGGDLSLPSMVRCMLESDEAWQAAVSFCEYVISQKETAERNREDDPSSVPLRRRRTGVRRRR